The Bacillota bacterium genome has a segment encoding these proteins:
- the modA gene encoding molybdate ABC transporter substrate-binding protein — protein MHQWNGNRDLNIETKGVDYVKDNFIRKPVAVVLMFLLAVLAAAGCGRQDIKQSGQPGHSQLEITISAAISLKDALEKIKDDYGRKEPGVKITYNLGSSGNLQKQIEEGAPADLFISAGVSQMDQLAEKGLIDDSSRMTLLSNELVLITPENGPDIKDFSDLAGSAVKKIALGLPETVPAGKYARETLTNLKLWERLQPKLVTANNVRQVLTYVETGNVDAGFVYRSDALIGKNIRVALAVPDNLHKPIVYPAAVLKSAQQKDAAGKFLNYLTSPEGMQVFQKYGFKPVKQQ, from the coding sequence TTGCATCAATGGAACGGCAACAGGGATCTCAATATAGAAACCAAGGGAGTGGATTACGTGAAGGATAATTTCATAAGAAAACCTGTGGCAGTGGTATTGATGTTTTTGCTGGCGGTCCTGGCAGCGGCAGGCTGTGGCCGCCAGGACATTAAACAGTCCGGCCAGCCGGGACATTCGCAGCTGGAGATCACCATCTCGGCAGCCATCAGCTTGAAGGACGCCCTGGAGAAAATTAAGGATGATTACGGCAGGAAAGAGCCGGGTGTGAAGATCACTTACAACCTGGGCTCCTCTGGCAACCTGCAAAAACAGATCGAAGAAGGCGCTCCAGCCGACCTCTTCATCTCCGCCGGCGTCAGCCAGATGGACCAGCTGGCCGAAAAGGGGCTGATCGATGACAGCAGCAGGATGACCCTGCTCAGCAACGAACTGGTCCTGATAACACCTGAAAACGGCCCAGATATCAAGGATTTCAGCGACCTTGCCGGCAGCGCGGTAAAAAAGATCGCCCTCGGCCTGCCGGAGACGGTACCGGCCGGCAAGTATGCCAGGGAAACCCTGACCAACCTGAAACTCTGGGAAAGGCTCCAGCCTAAACTGGTCACGGCCAATAATGTGCGCCAGGTGCTCACCTACGTGGAAACGGGGAACGTGGATGCCGGTTTTGTCTACCGCTCCGACGCCCTGATAGGCAAAAACATCCGAGTCGCCCTGGCCGTGCCGGACAACCTGCACAAGCCCATTGTTTACCCGGCGGCGGTGTTGAAGAGCGCCCAACAGAAGGATGCGGCCGGGAAGTTCTTAAACTACCTGACCTCACCGGAGGGGATGCAGGTTTTCCAAAAGTACGGCTTTAAGCCTGTCAAGCAGCAGTAA
- the modB gene encoding molybdate ABC transporter permease subunit yields MPDEQIVIPVILSLRVAVLAVAIAFITGVPVARLMAGRDFPGKEVVEAVLTLPLVLPPTVVGFGILFLFGKHGPLGRLLEHFWGVSVVFNWWGAVVASTVVAFPLLYQTVRASFQSVDRNLENAARTLGAGEWRVFWTISLPLAWPGLVAGTVMAFARALGEFGATLMIAGNIPGRTQTVPLAIYAATETGENRTALVLVGIMTLLSFAFILGINLWSRRRLKRWTMEGEPPQS; encoded by the coding sequence ATGCCTGATGAACAAATCGTGATCCCTGTCATCTTATCCCTCAGGGTAGCCGTACTGGCGGTGGCAATCGCCTTTATCACCGGGGTCCCCGTGGCCAGGTTGATGGCCGGCCGGGACTTTCCCGGCAAGGAGGTGGTGGAGGCCGTCCTCACCCTCCCACTGGTGCTCCCCCCCACAGTGGTGGGGTTCGGCATCCTCTTCCTCTTCGGCAAGCATGGTCCCCTAGGCCGGCTGCTGGAACATTTCTGGGGTGTATCGGTGGTCTTCAACTGGTGGGGGGCGGTGGTGGCATCCACGGTGGTGGCCTTCCCCCTCCTCTACCAGACGGTCAGGGCGTCCTTTCAGTCTGTGGACCGGAACCTGGAAAACGCCGCCCGGACCCTGGGGGCCGGGGAATGGCGGGTTTTCTGGACCATCAGCCTCCCCCTGGCCTGGCCGGGGCTGGTGGCGGGCACGGTAATGGCCTTTGCCCGCGCCCTGGGGGAATTCGGGGCGACCCTGATGATCGCCGGCAACATCCCCGGCCGCACCCAGACGGTGCCCCTGGCCATTTACGCCGCCACCGAAACTGGAGAAAACCGCACCGCCCTGGTCCTGGTGGGGATCATGACCCTCCTCAGCTTCGCCTTTATCCTGGGGATCAACCTGTGGAGCAGGCGCCGGTTGAAACGCTGGACCATGGAGGGGGAACCGCCCCAGAGCTGA